The following is a genomic window from Neosynechococcus sphagnicola sy1.
CAACTTCCGGAAGCACCACAAACTTTGCCCTTCGATCTCAAAGAGGGTTTGAAGTTGGCCTGGGGAAATTGGGGAAATTGGCGTAACGGCAGCTGGCGTAACGGCGGTTGGCGAGACTGGCGCAATGGCTGGCGGGATGGTGGCGGCTTTGTTAACTTCCGCAACTGGTAACCTTGAGCAGGGGAGAAGCATCCTTCTACCCTAGGTAACACTCTCATTGGCCCTCGTCATGATCCCAGAGCAACTCGCGTCCCCCCTCCCTATTCCTGAACATCGACTCGCAGAAATTGATCACTTTGGGCCGATCAGTCTGGTGATTATCCAGGCAACGTCTTTTTGCAATTTGGACTGCGATTACTGCTATTTGCCCGATCGGCAAAGCAAGAAAAACTTGTCACTGGATCTGATTGAACCGATTTTCACTCAACTGTTTACTAGCCGATTTTTAGGTGAAGAGTTTACAATTTGTTGGCATGCTGGGGAGCCGTTAGCGGTACCGATTGAGTTCTACGATGCGGCGCTGTCAAAAATCAACCTCCTGGATCAAAAACTGAATAAACAACGGTATCTAGTTCGGCAATCAATTCAGACTAATGGTACCCTGATTAATCCAGCTTGGTGCGATTTGTTTAAAAAATATCAAGTCAATGTCGGCATCAGTTTAGATGGCCCAGCCTTTATCCACGACGCTCATCGCAAGACCCGCACAGGAATTGGTACCCATGCCAGTGTGATGCGGGGTATTGAACATTTAAGGAACCATGATCTTGATTTTAATATTATTGCTGTCATCACCCAAGAATCCTTAGATTATCCAGATGAAATCTTCAATTTCTTT
Proteins encoded in this region:
- the grrM gene encoding cyclophane-forming radical SAM/SPASM peptide maturase GrrM/OscB, with product MIPEQLASPLPIPEHRLAEIDHFGPISLVIIQATSFCNLDCDYCYLPDRQSKKNLSLDLIEPIFTQLFTSRFLGEEFTICWHAGEPLAVPIEFYDAALSKINLLDQKLNKQRYLVRQSIQTNGTLINPAWCDLFKKYQVNVGISLDGPAFIHDAHRKTRTGIGTHASVMRGIEHLRNHDLDFNIIAVITQESLDYPDEIFNFFMENGIIDVGFNIEELEGVNRSSSLQNPDAERRFRAFIQRFWQLAAEAQGVFRLREFERICSLIYAGDRIPRSGLSSPFAIINIDYQGNFSTFDPELLAVKVEPYGNFILGNILEDSFESVCHTEKFWEIYQDIEAGVRLCQQKCQYYGVCGGGSASNKYWEHGSFRVAETMACRFYEQMVTDVVLAGLESSLGLH
- the grrA gene encoding GrrA/OscA1 family cyclophane-containing rSAM-modified RiPP → MKISTTSGLVGFLLTLSALHPPEATAALNQSSAQHAPPTIEARLTAITAALRSRETQLPEAPQTLPFDLKEGLKLAWGNWGNWRNGSWRNGGWRDWRNGWRDGGGFVNFRNW